A single region of the Accipiter gentilis chromosome 6, bAccGen1.1, whole genome shotgun sequence genome encodes:
- the DIPK2A gene encoding divergent protein kinase domain 2A isoform X2: MVAVNYVGEELWSYFNAPWEKRVDLAWQLMEIAEQLTNNDFEFALYLLDVSFDNFAVGPRDGKVIIVDAENVLVADKRLIRQNKPENWDVWYESKFDDCDKEACLSFSKEILCARVTVDHNYYAICQNLLSRHATWRGTSGGLLHDPPAEIAKDGRLEALLDECANPKKRYGRFQAAKELREYLAQLSNNVR; the protein is encoded by the exons ATGGTGGCTGTCAATTACGTTGGAGAAGAGCTGTGGAGTTACTTTAATGCACCATGGGAGAAACGAGTGGATCTGGCCTGGCAATTAATGGAAATAGCTGAGCAGCTGACAAATAATGACTTTGAATTTGCACTCTACCTCCTTGATGTCAGCTTTGACAACTTCGCAGTTGGACCAAGAGATGGGAAAGTTATCATTGTAGATGCAGAAAACGTTCTGGTAGCAGACAAAAGGTTAATCAGACAGA ATAAACCTGAAAACTGGGATGTATGGTATGAAAGCAAATTTGATGACTGTGATAAAGAAGCTTGTCTGTCCTTCTCAAAAGAGATTCTTTGTGCTCGTGTCACTGTGGACCACAATTACTATGCTATTTGTCAGAACCTTTTATCAAGACATGCCACGTGGCGTGGCACTTCTGGAGGACTACTTCATGACCCCCCAGCTGAAATTGCCAAAGATGGCCGACTTGAGGCCTTGCTGGATGAGTGTGCCAACCCAAAGAAGCGATACGGTAGATTCCAAGCTGCAAAAGAACTGCGTGAATACCTTGCACAATTGAGTAACAATGTGAGGTAG